The following proteins are encoded in a genomic region of Ignavibacteriota bacterium:
- a CDS encoding SEL1-like repeat protein — translation MPQTHSPRRYTRLPVRSFAVIFCVIATAAHVDAQEYGNSPVFRGYRPRQQKSRPQNPDPAQQWRDLQLVREANAGDQFAQHELGLRYLFGDGFQADTAKAAYWIGKAASQKLALANYNYGLLLANGWGITWDPFAAYRHIRFAAERGQTEAQHVLGLTYTENLVVARDWKTALKWVRLAADSGFVPSRALLPELESIATRNGVSDSIAQSVSDSDEDSNPGSSGTWSPVLLDFRRDTVPSQPDARGLARDAIATAGLSGPDSTGVYALATGDSTDQTLLHPLFPAADVGNPEVLTFLGYCIQEGMGMTRDPVHAAELYIRAIYMESPRAAQLLWTLTRTKGFLGVLQARVSEGETRAMFVQSELVALEFDGHITERQAYDLLLKAAERGSSIAEVHLGICHQTGRWVTQNKEKALFLWRRAATAGNAEAAIRAAGSTLLAPDAVDIDAAQHLITLRRADTHGSILARVAIARMLEAGVVLPRNPGAATRLYRGCAQRGSRAALEALRRMHDSIRPSDPLFRIPSGTR, via the coding sequence ATGCCACAGACACACTCGCCGCGACGATACACGCGCCTCCCTGTCCGATCGTTCGCGGTGATATTCTGCGTGATTGCTACGGCCGCTCATGTAGACGCGCAGGAATACGGGAACAGCCCGGTTTTCCGCGGATATCGCCCGAGGCAGCAAAAGTCGCGGCCGCAAAATCCGGATCCGGCACAACAATGGCGGGACCTGCAGCTCGTTCGTGAAGCAAATGCAGGCGATCAGTTTGCTCAACACGAACTCGGTTTGCGCTACCTGTTCGGTGACGGCTTTCAAGCCGATACGGCAAAAGCCGCCTATTGGATAGGAAAAGCGGCCTCTCAAAAACTGGCGCTTGCGAACTACAATTACGGTCTGTTGCTTGCGAATGGCTGGGGTATCACATGGGATCCATTTGCTGCGTACCGGCACATTCGGTTTGCCGCTGAGCGCGGACAGACCGAAGCCCAGCATGTTTTAGGTTTGACATACACCGAGAATCTCGTGGTTGCACGCGACTGGAAAACAGCGTTGAAATGGGTTCGTCTCGCCGCGGATTCGGGATTTGTTCCGTCACGCGCCCTACTGCCGGAGCTCGAATCCATCGCAACACGAAATGGTGTATCGGATTCGATTGCTCAAAGTGTTTCCGATTCTGACGAAGACAGTAATCCGGGTTCCAGCGGAACATGGTCGCCTGTATTGCTGGATTTTCGACGCGACACGGTTCCATCGCAGCCCGACGCTCGCGGCCTTGCCCGTGACGCCATCGCCACCGCAGGATTGAGCGGGCCCGATTCTACGGGTGTGTATGCGCTTGCAACAGGTGATTCGACTGACCAGACTCTCCTCCATCCATTATTTCCGGCTGCCGATGTTGGGAACCCCGAGGTTCTGACCTTTCTTGGGTACTGCATCCAGGAGGGCATGGGAATGACGAGGGATCCCGTGCACGCAGCAGAACTGTACATCAGAGCGATTTATATGGAGTCCCCTCGCGCGGCACAATTATTATGGACGCTGACACGGACCAAGGGTTTCCTCGGTGTGCTGCAGGCCCGGGTTTCGGAAGGTGAAACTCGTGCGATGTTTGTACAGTCCGAACTCGTCGCGCTTGAATTCGACGGACACATCACCGAGCGACAGGCCTATGATCTTCTTCTGAAGGCAGCAGAACGCGGGAGCAGCATAGCGGAGGTGCATCTCGGCATCTGCCACCAGACCGGACGGTGGGTGACTCAAAACAAGGAGAAAGCGCTGTTCTTGTGGCGACGTGCCGCAACCGCTGGAAATGCCGAAGCCGCAATCCGCGCGGCCGGGAGCACGCTGCTCGCGCCGGACGCCGTGGACATCGACGCAGCACAGCATCTCATAACGTTGCGCAGAGCGGACACGCACGGCTCAATACTCGCGCGCGTTGCAATAGCACGCATGCTCGAGGCGGGAGTTGTGTTGCCGCGCAACCCAGGAGCAGCAACCCGGCTCTACCGGGGCTGCGCGCAACGAGGCAGCCGCGCCGCACTCGAGGCCTTGCGACGCATGCACGACAGTATCAGACCATCGGATCCTTTATTCCGCATTCCGTCCGGCACGCGGTAA
- a CDS encoding EamA family transporter, with protein sequence METDSVRPALRVHLALLVVQLTFGGFSVFGKYVLGTVPPLAVAGLRVLFATPIIYAIAWHRHKVVPPRREMPMLALLGLLGVCANQLMFIVGLKYTTAINATILITSIPVFTVLVAALLRVERLQKHRLPGVALAVAGALVMLDPSQLSLQGTSSVGNLLIVLNCLSYAGFLVLATPVLKRLPPFTVVAWSYVFGGSAVFVVSLPSLFALDLSVIPASAWIGVGYIVVFASVVSYALNTWAIRHSSSALVATYTTLQPVVAAVLAVLFLGESAGWREAAGFVFIVAGLVWITRSRLPRAGRNAE encoded by the coding sequence ATGGAAACAGACTCGGTACGCCCCGCCCTGCGTGTGCATCTTGCATTGCTCGTTGTACAGTTGACATTCGGCGGCTTCAGTGTGTTTGGGAAATATGTACTCGGGACGGTTCCGCCGCTTGCCGTTGCCGGACTCCGTGTGCTCTTTGCCACACCCATCATTTATGCGATCGCCTGGCATCGGCACAAAGTGGTGCCGCCGCGGCGGGAGATGCCGATGCTCGCACTGCTCGGATTGCTGGGCGTCTGTGCAAATCAATTGATGTTCATCGTGGGTCTGAAATACACCACTGCGATCAACGCCACGATTCTTATCACATCCATACCCGTATTCACCGTGCTTGTCGCGGCGCTGCTCCGCGTCGAGCGCTTGCAAAAACATCGCCTGCCGGGAGTGGCTCTCGCCGTGGCAGGGGCTCTAGTGATGCTCGACCCATCACAGCTTTCGCTGCAGGGCACATCGTCAGTCGGAAATCTCCTGATCGTCCTCAATTGTCTGAGTTATGCCGGCTTCCTGGTTTTGGCGACACCGGTTTTAAAACGACTCCCGCCCTTTACTGTTGTTGCGTGGAGCTACGTCTTTGGCGGCAGTGCTGTCTTTGTGGTGAGTCTCCCGTCACTGTTTGCACTGGATCTTTCTGTGATACCGGCGTCTGCATGGATCGGTGTCGGATACATTGTCGTCTTTGCGTCCGTCGTCAGCTATGCACTGAATACCTGGGCGATCAGGCACTCGTCGTCGGCGCTCGTTGCGACGTACACCACTCTTCAGCCGGTGGTCGCGGCAGTGCTCGCGGTCCTGTTCCTCGGCGAATCCGCCGGATGGCGTGAAGCCGCGGGTTTTGTTTTTATTGTCGCAGGATTGGTGTGGATCACCCGGAGCCGGTTACCGCGTGCCGGACGGAATGCGGAATAA
- a CDS encoding universal stress protein: MSPVAAGIIPPIRTVLASVSLSERGIAVAAETHRIARAHGANAIFLHAGEDTPGVRDALDGIIRAACGDIGVASVSIRPGKVDDVVCSCAEEYNADLIVAGALQREGMLGYYIGSVARKIARKAQRSVVLITAPSAESRPLRAPAVRLDIDAASKEALAFAAAFVLPFGAENLHVLYEYELPALRAGLEDASDIREEEQVQAQFEAEEEARLHAFIDDIDFSGLTVHAHCLLGRRGVQASEYCVAKGFDLLITAAPRRRLGLLDKIFQHDVEYALESLPCDFLMFRPQATADSTEV, encoded by the coding sequence ATGTCACCAGTAGCTGCCGGCATCATCCCCCCCATTCGCACGGTCCTCGCAAGTGTTTCCCTGAGTGAGCGCGGTATCGCCGTTGCGGCCGAAACCCATCGCATCGCGCGCGCACACGGAGCGAACGCCATTTTCCTGCATGCCGGGGAGGATACGCCCGGTGTGCGTGACGCGCTGGACGGGATTATTCGGGCAGCATGTGGCGACATAGGCGTGGCATCAGTCTCCATCCGTCCCGGAAAAGTAGATGATGTCGTCTGCAGTTGTGCCGAGGAATACAATGCGGACTTGATTGTCGCGGGCGCATTGCAACGCGAGGGCATGCTCGGATATTATATAGGCAGTGTCGCCAGAAAAATCGCCAGGAAAGCGCAACGCTCCGTTGTTCTTATTACCGCACCCTCCGCGGAATCACGCCCTCTTCGCGCCCCTGCCGTCCGGCTCGACATAGACGCTGCATCAAAGGAGGCACTTGCGTTTGCGGCCGCATTTGTGCTCCCCTTCGGAGCCGAGAACCTTCACGTGTTGTATGAATACGAACTCCCGGCATTACGCGCGGGATTGGAAGATGCTTCCGATATCCGGGAGGAGGAGCAGGTCCAGGCCCAGTTCGAGGCGGAGGAGGAAGCACGGTTACACGCGTTCATAGACGACATAGATTTTTCCGGACTCACAGTGCACGCACACTGCCTGCTCGGTCGCAGGGGAGTGCAGGCGTCCGAGTATTGTGTTGCCAAGGGATTCGATCTGCTGATCACAGCCGCGCCGCGACGCCGACTCGGGCTTCTCGACAAGATTTTCCAGCACGATGTGGAATACGCGCTTGAATCACTGCCCTGCGATTTCCTGATGTTTCGTCCGCAGGCGACGGCCGACAGCACGGAGGTTTGA
- a CDS encoding cation:proton antiporter — MGGRLATGEIVIFLLALAILLATARALGELMKRFNQPSVLGEILAGILLGPTVLGTLSPYLHATIFPAQGSNALALNGLTTVAIVLFLLVAGMEVDLSIVWRQGKKALLVSLFGITIPAILGFSVAYFLLRNTSWIGGGDLLIFALFFAVAMSISALPVIAKTLMDLNLYRSDLGMIVISAAIVDDLIGWMFFAVLLGMIGSGATGDMVVSSTILLTIGFAVGMLTVGRWIIHRVLPWIQAHTSWPGGVLAFALAAALASAAYTEWIGIHAIFGSFIFGVALGDSSHLREQTRAIMDRFISFIFAPLFFASIGLQLNFITNFDPVLCLIVLAIAITGKITGSSLGARVGGSSWREAFAVGSGMISVGSMGIILGLLAFQSGVIDARMFVAIVVMAIVTSMMSGPLMERILQRTKRKRFTDFLSARCFVPGLRATDRRAAIEELARTVPAVANTQSIATAVWEREEMLATGLGNELAVPHARIAGLTSPVLAFGLSADGIDFDAPDGKVARIIVLILTPEADDVAQLEILADIARTFSDETLREKVKAVRNYIEFLALLRSERRD; from the coding sequence ATGGGGGGGCGTCTCGCCACGGGAGAAATCGTGATCTTTCTGCTTGCACTCGCCATCCTTCTGGCTACTGCGCGTGCACTCGGCGAGCTCATGAAACGATTCAATCAACCTTCGGTGCTCGGCGAAATTCTTGCGGGGATCCTGTTGGGACCTACAGTACTCGGAACTCTGTCGCCCTACCTTCACGCGACGATTTTTCCCGCGCAGGGTTCAAACGCCCTTGCGCTCAACGGATTAACAACCGTAGCGATTGTCCTGTTTCTCCTCGTCGCAGGGATGGAAGTGGATCTTTCCATCGTCTGGCGGCAGGGCAAGAAAGCACTGCTTGTGAGTCTTTTCGGCATCACAATACCGGCGATTCTCGGATTCTCGGTCGCCTACTTTCTGCTCCGAAACACATCATGGATAGGCGGCGGCGATCTGCTCATTTTTGCCCTCTTCTTCGCTGTAGCGATGTCGATTTCGGCACTTCCCGTCATTGCAAAAACACTCATGGATCTTAATCTGTACCGGAGTGATTTGGGAATGATCGTGATTTCGGCAGCAATTGTTGACGATCTGATCGGCTGGATGTTCTTTGCCGTATTGCTCGGCATGATCGGATCGGGTGCAACAGGCGACATGGTCGTGAGCAGCACCATTCTTCTTACCATCGGGTTTGCGGTCGGTATGCTCACCGTAGGACGTTGGATCATCCACCGAGTCCTCCCGTGGATTCAGGCGCATACGAGCTGGCCCGGCGGCGTGCTTGCGTTCGCATTGGCGGCCGCTCTCGCAAGCGCCGCGTACACGGAGTGGATCGGCATTCATGCAATTTTCGGCTCCTTTATCTTCGGTGTCGCTCTCGGAGATTCATCACATCTCCGCGAACAAACACGCGCCATTATGGACCGCTTCATCTCGTTCATTTTTGCACCGCTGTTTTTTGCCAGTATCGGACTGCAGTTGAATTTTATCACCAACTTTGATCCCGTTCTCTGCCTCATCGTGTTGGCAATTGCGATTACAGGTAAAATAACCGGCAGCAGTCTTGGCGCACGCGTGGGTGGTTCGTCGTGGCGCGAAGCATTCGCTGTGGGCAGTGGGATGATTTCCGTTGGATCCATGGGCATCATTCTGGGCTTGCTTGCCTTTCAAAGCGGAGTCATCGATGCGCGCATGTTCGTGGCTATCGTTGTGATGGCCATCGTGACATCCATGATGAGCGGTCCTCTCATGGAACGTATCCTGCAACGCACGAAGCGAAAGCGATTCACCGATTTTCTCAGCGCGCGCTGTTTCGTGCCCGGGCTCCGCGCAACCGATCGACGTGCCGCCATCGAGGAACTTGCGCGCACAGTGCCGGCTGTGGCCAACACTCAATCGATCGCAACGGCGGTATGGGAGCGCGAAGAGATGCTCGCAACCGGCCTGGGCAACGAGCTTGCGGTCCCTCACGCGCGCATCGCGGGTCTCACCTCCCCTGTGCTCGCCTTCGGCCTCTCCGCCGATGGCATCGATTTCGATGCCCCTGATGGAAAGGTGGCGCGCATCATAGTCCTTATCCTCACACCTGAGGCCGACGATGTGGCGCAATTGGAAATTCTGGCGGACATCGCCCGGACCTTCAGCGACGAGACGCTCCGTGAAAAGGTGAAGGCAGTGCGAAATTACATCGAATTCCTTGCGCTTCTGCGGAGCGAGCGACGCGACTGA
- a CDS encoding transposase gives MLFSSDNGFRLDARMRRRVNAFIAQWHRREKHTLHAVSMEADHLHLLAQLRPSVASGAYVKKIKSAVARWINRRHPNDRRFLWDHEWRSFSISSSRKESERAVIFSQWRVHKRRDSRTELAILQRRNGLRS, from the coding sequence ATGCTTTTCTCAAGCGACAATGGTTTCCGGTTGGACGCCAGAATGCGTAGAAGGGTGAACGCGTTTATTGCGCAGTGGCATCGCCGCGAGAAACACACTCTGCATGCTGTCTCGATGGAGGCCGATCATCTCCATCTGTTGGCGCAACTGCGACCATCTGTGGCTAGTGGGGCGTATGTGAAAAAAATCAAATCGGCAGTGGCACGGTGGATCAACCGGCGTCATCCCAACGACCGGCGTTTCCTGTGGGATCATGAGTGGCGATCATTCTCGATATCATCTTCGCGAAAAGAGAGTGAACGCGCCGTCATCTTCTCGCAGTGGCGTGTTCACAAGCGTCGTGATTCGCGCACCGAACTCGCCATCCTGCAGAGGCGCAATGGTCTGCGCTCCTGA
- a CDS encoding transposase: MTTSFSSITLQVVLAPEGRRSLLPRAAAPELRASLADIVASKGQTLLASACLPDHVHLLLTIDADTVVSKFLQQVKSASTLWMNRKRFLPDNFSWQRGFGVFGYSQTHIPALEEYFNRQESYHREHSFREEYTRLLRHMEIPFEDRHLFEFYDEVRTWRGDEAPRPRVLRQRDPEPLVFSGELLADAVVRAVTG; the protein is encoded by the coding sequence ATGACCACTTCATTCAGTTCCATCACACTGCAGGTCGTGCTAGCACCAGAGGGACGACGTTCTCTATTACCTCGTGCGGCTGCGCCGGAGCTGCGCGCGTCTCTTGCCGACATAGTCGCGTCAAAGGGCCAGACTCTCCTGGCTAGCGCCTGCCTTCCGGATCATGTACACCTCCTGCTCACAATCGACGCGGACACGGTCGTTTCAAAATTTCTCCAGCAGGTGAAGTCTGCATCCACCTTATGGATGAACAGGAAACGTTTCCTGCCGGACAATTTTTCCTGGCAACGGGGCTTTGGTGTGTTCGGATATTCACAAACGCATATCCCCGCGCTCGAAGAGTATTTCAATCGGCAGGAATCGTACCACAGGGAGCATTCCTTCCGCGAGGAATACACCCGGCTGCTGCGGCACATGGAGATCCCTTTCGAGGACCGTCACCTCTTTGAGTTCTATGATGAAGTACGGACGTGGCGCGGGGATGAGGCACCCCGGCCTCGAGTACTGCGTCAAAGGGATCCAGAACCGTTGGTCTTTTCCGGCGAACTGCTCGCCGATGCGGTTGTCCGTGCGGTGACGGGGTGA